The Melanotaenia boesemani isolate fMelBoe1 chromosome 11, fMelBoe1.pri, whole genome shotgun sequence genome includes the window gcctaatgaatgttactaaaatctaaggataaaatgtaaatgagtaaatgaataagaatgtttataaaatatttacaaacaaagatacacagaaaaataatgctcagAAGAAGTGCTTCCAACGCTGGACATTAAAGACAATCTTTAAGGTACCACAGGATGTTCATTcatcattctctgtaccgcttattccattacgggtcgcgggtgagctggagcctatcccagcattaacaggtgaaaggcagggtacaccctggacaggtcaccagtccatcgcagggccgacACAtaggagacaaacaaccattcacacacacactcactcactcctagggagaatttagagtcatcaattaacctatcatgcatgtctttggacggtgggaggaagccggagtacctggagagaacccacgcatacacggggagaacatgcaaactccacacagaaaggccaccaccctcaaggttcgaacccccccccagccgagattcgaaccagcgaccttcttgctgcgatgctaaccaccacaccaccgtagGATGTATGAAACTGAATAGtctaacaacaaaaaagaaaagaagagaacatTTTTACACATCAACTTTCaggtttatatatttataagatAACAATGACTGTTTAACTGGGACTTGTCAGATTTAAGAATTTCTAACTTGTGAAGTGTTTTCATCTTATATCCACCTCTTCACGTAATCTTACAATATAAAATAGATCAGTCTATACAACACTGTGTGTGAATTTTGCTTTGTGGTGAACTTTAACTGTCTGGCAGGATGAAGATttataaatatgatcatttAAAAGGGTCATCTGATTTCAGTCCTTTTAATACAACAGTGGTGGTGCTCGGCAACCTTACTTTGCTGTTATGTGTCAGTGTGACTAAAGCTGCAGCATAATGGCATTAAATGCACAGAGCAGGAATAACAACTGACAGTTGGCACCACAATACACACTGTAAATACTCTAAATGCAATGGACAAAATTGATAAGGGTTGACAAATGCCTCTGTCCCAGTCAGTATCTGTGCACTGACCAAATGTTAGCTACTACAGCTTAATGTGTTTACAGGAAGTAAGGTGTTGTTGTTCGGGGTGGGATGACTCTTTCAGAATCAGGCACTGCTCTGAAGAGCTTTGGCTCTCTTGTGCTAGCGTCTTTGAAGACCACGATGGATGCAATGTTGCCGCAGCGGTAGCAGTAGTTGGGAGCCGACCACACTGTTACCAGCTTCTCATCAAACATGAACTTGTAGCCTTCATGGACGAGCTGATGTGCCCTGCAGATCAGCTTCAGGTTGTTGATGTAAACAAActgcagataaaaaaacaaacaactattATTTGAAGCCTGTGCAACTCTGATGTACTTCAGCTTGACGTGGCATCCATCCATACACCGTACCCACTGTGAGACCATAACTATAAAACCTCAAGACAAACACTCAGACCTCAGAAATCCAGCTGTCGATGTCCTGTAATTTTTATACAAGCACTTATATTCAAACTGCACGTAATTCTTGCAGCTTACCTCATTTGTGACCTTTGCACCAAAAAGCCAGCCAGCTCCTCTGGGACTGATGGCCCAAGTGTCCACGTCCTCAGGGTCTGACCACACCAGGTCACAAAAAGCTCCTTTATGGGGGATCTCCTGGTTCCGCTTGATGGTTCGAATTAGGTCAAGAGTTTTTATGTCTGGAGAAAGGCCGCCGTGGATGCACAGGATCTGCCCGTCCATCAGCTGatagaaaacaacattaaaatcacAATTACTAGGACATCGGACTTCTCTCATCACATAATTATTTCTTACAATTATGAGCAAAATGAAATGCTATGACGGTGCTCTGTAGTATGTGGACCCAGCTGATCTGATTCTGTGCCAACTATGATGGGATCCGGCACCAACCCAGAGGATTTTAGGAAGTCTTTTCTTGGGTTGTGTATGGattaataaatagtaaaaatatgCTAACTGACCTCACAAATCTCTCACAAAGTAGGCCAAAGGAACTAGaaagacatttataaaaacagagaTGATATCTGATCCTCAGTGAGACaccagtgaaaaaaaaaaacaatatcacACAACGTTCATGGTTGAGGTGTCATTTAGTCAGAAAAGCTTCCCTTTCCATTTTTATACAgattctgaaataaaacaatgtaaaataaatcccACTGGCATCAGTGAAATTAGCATGTAGCACAGTTAAAAAGTGTCACGGCCCCTTTTACACGTCAAGAATGTGAGAAAAGATTTTGGATTACATCATCCTAGAGGGCAAAAGTAAAGCTAAAATATCTCATCTGGTCCTGGTGAGGTTGTATGGACCTTATAATGCACACACAACATATTCCCTCTGCTACACTAAACTGAAACATCTACTTGGTGCTTAGGATCGAGCCttgttaaccctttaatgtcCTGCTCAACCATTTTGCAGAGCACATTTTGAGTTACAATATCTTAATGGAAAATGCGCTGAACTCAACTCAACCTGTTTGGGTCATCTCTACAACTTGGTTGAGGTATGTAATGCTTAaaacatccactagagggcactcTATTTTTTGGCTTAGAACTTCTCACTCATCCTGCTACTAGCAAGTTGGAAACTGAAAAATCCCTCCTGACACGTAGACTGTTTTGGGCTACAGTTTAAAAGGTAATCTTAGTTTTCTAACATAATATATCATCTAACATGTtacttaaagaaaatgtgtaacttGCTGCAACAAGAAAACAACCTATAAgagtcaaataatttttttaaaatgtgctcgACCAGACGGTTGAGTTGTCACTTTATGGTAAACTTTGGCGTGGAGTGACAACTCAACCGTTTGGTAACAGTTTAGTGAAATTATgctaatttcaataaaattaacTATTTTCTatggaataaaaacacttctttttaTACACGTTATGTTACAATTATAGATTTATTACACGTAAACTTTTTaatatggtaaatggacttgtaattatatagcgcttttccagtcagtttaaccactcaaagtgctttacattatttatcacattcacacacacacacacacacccccgaTAGGAacatcgggaggcaacatggggttaagTATCTTGTCCAAGGACATTTCGACATGTAGttagtggaagcctggaatcgagccgcctaccttccggttgaaagacgactgctcttcctcctgagctacagccgcccgaGTATGATTGTTGCATTTATCTAACAAACATGCTGACATTTATATATAATGGTGTATCTCTTCcccctttttcttattttgtgttttacaaataaaagatgGATACTAAATCATTTTATGGTTCAAGGCCATGGAATTTCCTGGCCCTTGTACCAAAAGATCCTCAGACTCTGAGGCTGATTTgagtgataatgatgatgacatGATTGGGGATCCTGATTATCTGCCCAAACAAGCAGAGGTGGTTGGGGATCTTTCCACTAAATCTATAGATGAGGAAGAGATGCCCTCCACGAGCACATCTgctaagaggaagaaaaaaggtaaaaataccCTAAAAATAGTCATGGAAGAGCTGGATGACACGCCTAGGTCAACCCCAGgttcaaagaagaagaaaatgtcagaaaagaaagaaaaagacgcCAGGAGAATCTGGAAGCATGTAGATATTGAGGAATTCCAGGTTCCTGATTCCAGTTTTGCACCCCTTGATGCTGTCAAGACACCCTTTCAGTATTTCAAAATGCTCTTCAATGATGAGATGATTCAACATATTGCTCATCAAACCAATCTGTACTCTGCCCAGGAGTTGGGGGAGCCAATCAAGACTAACTCTAATGAGACTGAAGACTTCCTGGCTATGCTACTTTTGATGGGTGTTTTCGACTTCCCGGCCATGGAGGACTACTGGCACCCTGGATCTCGTTTCAACTTAGttagcagtttatttgtacagcacatttcatgaacaggacaattcaaagtgctttacataaaacaaaggcattacagatatttataaatAGTATAATAATATTTGTAGGTATTAAAAGATCATATAATGACtattatacatttataataatGTTTAAGTTAGCTTTACCATAAAGCTACATCTCAACCATTTGGTAGAGacctatatttaaaaaacaggagggtttatcaaaaatgtttatttttatttttgttaatagtgacctaataacataaaaagtacacaaaagaaaattttacaatgtttttgtcTTGGAGAGAACATTAAGACATCTTGAATACAGCCCATGCAATAATTGAAAATAACAAGACATGCTTCTAGTACCAGAATTTCAATGCATTAGCACGGATTATTTATCAGGATACAAcaacttaaacaaaaacatatcaaGAGCatattgtattaatttttaCTTACAGCTGCAACGGTGAACATATCAAACTCTCGTGGTTTCCACATAGAAGAGAGATGCGCTCAGGCCATTTGGCTTTCAGTACCAGCAGATAGGTGAATGTCTCCAAGCTGTAATATCCTCCATCTACAAAGTCACCCTACAGACAGCAGAGGCTTGTTAAAGATGCTGTCCCAAAATACCATCCTGGAAAGCAGAGTCCTACGTAagttcaaactgaaaaaaaaacaaaccctgaAGATGTAATTTGACCTGGCCGCCAGTTCGGAAGAGCTTGCAAAGATcacaaaactgtgaaaaaacaCATCACAATTCAGTGTGGAAATTATACTGAATTtgtacaatacagtaaaaaaaaaaagaaaaacacagaagcagGTAAAGATCTTGTACAATGTAAAACCCATCACATCAAAAGAGGAAATATTAAGATGTTTGAAGACATTTTTACCTGTCCATGAATGTCTCCACACACCGTTACAGGAGTAGAAACTGTTTTGGACGAACTCATTAAAGTTCAGAGTTTGGGAAGAATAAACTAATACTGTTTCACTGAATGAAATGTGTAATATTTCCTTTGCATATCGAATATGAAGGGTGGTGCTCATCTGACAAGCCAGAAGGGATTAATCTAATAAAAAGTTTAGGATCAAGTCTATAAAAATTAGTAAAGAAAGGAGTTAAGTTTTAACAGTCACAGATTCTACCCTTTTTATATGACCACAAAGACATGGAGATGCCAAGCGGGGGCAGCAACAGAGCCACTGTGATCTGATAATCTGGTACATCTGTAGTCATTCATAGTGGCCCAACAGAGCAGCTCAGCAcatgacattttgttttaaactttgatCAGTCGGTGGCTCACACTGACTGTCTGACTCCAAGGTTACACCAGTGTCTatcttatttattctgtttcacGTTGTGAGGAAAAAAGCACCCTAGACAAAAGGTTAATGAAACCAGAAAGCCGTCTGCAAGAAAATATGCTTAACTTGTTAAAGTGTGACAAAAAATGCTTAAATTCAATCGTTTAAAGCTTAAGATAATGTTATGGCATTATGAGctcctaaaataaaatcaaggcaCGAGGGCTGCTGGGTATATTCCATATGAGCCTCTCAAGTTGTCCTTCACAAGCATCTAAAACCCAAATAGTTAGCGTCATCAAGTCACTATTAACGTTAGCTATATCTTATAGCTATTAAGATTATTACTGGAAAATAACGTAGCCGAACAGATCAGTCTCATCCTTGCTTTCATAAATCTTTGGGGATATTTGGTTCGGACTGTGTTTATAGAAGATCACATAAAATATTTGCTGGACTGTTTTGACTTCCTAAGACAGCAGGCTAGCATCAGTAGCTAGCAGAAGCTAACGTTCCCTAGTTAGGCTGTTACAATACAAAACAGTACAGAGCTAGTTTTACAATTATAAGCTAAGGATACATCTTTAGCTAAAATACTTCTCAAATGTCACATTTACCTTGGGGTCATTTTCTGGGAGATATTTACACTGTTTAGCAATCTCCGCGTATTTATCCAAATCTAGAGGCGCCATTGTACCATGAATAGTTGTCATGCGCAACTTCCTGTAACACTTCATCTGAATTCCGCACCGGTTTCTATGTTGTCCTTTCAAACTTTCACACAAGCTGGAgtaagtaattaaataaatcagtaagAGTCctcaaagtttttattattatatgtatgtgtgtatttatgtattgtaaAAATTCCTAGTGTGCTTGATTGTTATTGGAAGCAGCCTGGAATTTCTACTAATCAGTTTTCGTAGATGTCAAACTGTcagtcaaaaacaaaaacaaaaaagtattttgcCTAAAAAAGGAGTAAAGCAGGACAATTGGCTCGATGCACGGCTCAATGGAATTTCACGATCGTTCATGGATCCAGCATATAGTCCAGACACAAAGGTAATGGCACCATGGGGCCATACCAATCATCGCCTTGAATGTGGAATGGGACTTATAGGTGGAGAAGACTTCACTCTGCAGAGGGAGAAAGGATGGTGTCTGGCAGAAGATTTCTGTGCAATGAAGTACCACCTGTGTGTCGGACTCTGATGTACTTAAGCTTGACGTGGCATCCATCCATACACCGTACCCACTGTGAGACCATAACTATAAAACCTCAAGACAAACACTCAGACCTCagagaaaacaacattaaaatcacAATTACTAGGACATCGGACTTCTCTCATCACATAATTTTTTCTTACAATTATGAGCAAAATGAAATGCTATGACGGTGCTCTGTAGTATGTGGACCCAGCTGATCTGATTCTGTGCCAACTATGATGGGATCCGGCACCAATCCAGAGGATTTTAGGAAGTCTTTTCTTGGGTTGTGTATGGattaataaatagtaaaaatatgCTAACTGACCTCACAAATCTCTCACAAAGCAGGCCAAAGGAACTAGAAAGACCTTTATAAAAACAGAGATGATATCTGATCCTCAGTGAGACaccagtgaaaaaaaaaacaatatcacACAACGTTCATGGTTGAGGTGTCATTTAGTCAGAAAAGCTTCCCTTTCCATTTTTATACAgattctgaaataaaacaatgtaaaataaatcccACTGGCATCAGTGAAATTAGCATGTAGCACAGTTAAAAAGTGTCACGGCCCCTTTTACACGTCAAGAATGTGAGAAAAGATTTTGGATTACATCATCCTACAGGACAAAAGTAAAGCTAAAATATCTCATCTGGTCCTGGTGAGGTTGTATGGACCTTATAATGCACACACAACATATTCCCTCTGCTACACTAAACTGAAACATCTACTTGGTGCTTAGGATCGAGCCttgttaaccctttaatgtcCTGCTCAACCATTTTGCAGAGCACATTTTGAGTTACAATATCTTAATGGAAAATGCGCTGAACTCAACTCAACCTGTTTGGGTCATCTCTACAACTTGGTTGAAGTATGTAATGCTTAaaacatccactagagggcactcTATTTTTTGGCTTAGAACTTCTCACTCATCCTGCTACTAGCAAGTTGGAAACTGAAAAATCCCTCCTCACACGTGGACTGTTTTGGGCTACAGTTTAAAAGGTAATCTTAGTTTTCTAACATAATATATCATCTAACATGTtacttaaagaaaatgtgtaacttgctgaaacaagaaaacaacctATAAGagtcaaataattttttgtttggGTGGAGAAGGCTTCACTCTACAGAAGGAGAAAGGATGGTGTCTGGCAGAAGATCTCTGTGCAATCAAGTACCACCTGTGTGTCGGAGAAAGCAGCAAACTCAGGTGGCAGATGAGCTTTCACTACTTCCGGTGGGAGCCACAGACGCTTGCTTCCAAGCAGACAGTACAGGAATTGTGTCCAAGTGGACAATTCGACTGGCAGTGCTGCGATGAATATTAAACCTGTCAGCAAGGTCCCTGAGTTGTAACCCCACTGAGAGGTGGATCAGGAACAGCAGCAGCTCATCAATGGGTGGAAGTTTCTgttgaaatataaaaatttccagtttagtAACCTTGCTAACAACTgatattgttaataaaatcagtGTAACAATTATTAATCATTACACATAATCCAAAGTGAACTTTGTAACTTTTTACTTTGTAATTAGTGAACAACAAAGGACTGGAAATTATTATTCAGTTATGGTTGTATTAAGAGAGGTGGGTAAACTATGAAAATGTCCAAAACATATTTGATGATGGTGGAGGTTGTGGTCCAGTGTTTTTATAACAATCACAATGgtaataaaaattattcataAGAGTATTATTGGGCATACATATGTTAAATCTTGATGAATTCCACACAGTTTAACCCAGTATGTTAACTGCAGCATTTACTACAGCCCTGTGAGGGAAAAATCCCAGTTATTACGTTTTaataattgtttaaatatttttttgtgctTAATAGGGTGTAAAACCAGGCAGAGTTGGTGAGATGACGGTACTTTCTACCAAACCAAAAACCAGACAGTACACAGTTGCTGCTGGTGTGAGGTAATGTATCCTGATGTATTTGTcagattctttgttttattttctctctttttccgcCTGTTTCTCACTGTAATTGTTGTGCATTACTCTTTATTCTCATCAACTcctaatgataataatataacTTCTTAATAGGAGTAAGCGATACAAAGCAGTTCGTGGGGACCTGCCGGACCCAGATGTTTTAGAAGTGGCTGAGGCATACAAGGCTTTTGCTGCAGACATCGTGCCACTGATCACCACCATGGATATAAACAAGGATGTTCCGCTGGTGGATTCTGTGTTTGGCCCTGTACAGTATGGTAGCCCCATCTCTTACCAGCACCCTGTGCCCAGTAGCCGAGTACTAGTTCGCCACCCAGATGCCCCCTCTCCACCACCTCTGCCCATAGATGGCTAAAAGCTGGAGCCATCTACTTGTCATTTTTTGTGTAGTCATCAGCAGCATCTCCAGTTCATGTCACTTGCTGTAACCTTGGAAATGGTGAGGAAAATAGAGATGGCCACAAGAGACCAAAGTGACAGCGTAGAGTGGCATAAAGTCAGGAAGATGAGGCTCACTTCCTCTAGATTCTGGGAGGTGTGTTATGTGAGAGGGCACAGTTCTGCTGAAAACCTAGCAGGAAGAATTAGGAAAGATGTGGCTCAGACAGCATTAATGAAAAGGAGACTAGCACTGGAGCCCTCCAAGAGTACAGCAGGATAAAACAATGTGAGCTACTGGCCATGTGGCTTTGTAGTACATCCAGATGCTCCATGGCTAGGAACCTCTCCTGATGGTGTTGTCTTTGACTCAGCTGAGAGTCCACTATTTGGACTGGTTGAAGTCAAGCGCCCCAATGCCAAAAGCTATGTTGACTGCAGCTACCTGCAAATGCAGAATGGCACATTAAAACTGAAGCAGAGCCACAGTTACTACTGGCAGATCCAAGGTCAGCTGTTACTCACTGGGATGGAGTGGTGTGATTTGGTAGGTTTTGCAGAGGAGGACATTCTTGTACAGCGTATCCATAGGGATGCTGAGGTGGCAAAGGTTATAAGGGAGAAGGGAgactatttgttttttttactttttcttgggctaatcctctttaaaatggcTCATTTGGTTAGCTCAGGGTCAATCAGAAAACATGAACTGAATCTAAACTTAAACTTAGTTAAAAATGAcattgatgttttattgttctgtttcacagttctttgaaaagaaatgaaatcttttggctgtgtgtgtgtttttttttaaatcagtcacATTAGTGAATTCATCCAGATGTACATAGTTACACTGCAACTCTATAAaatgtccagtgggttttatgTGCACTGTTTGATTATtaaattgtgtattttattatgtactttggagtgtgtttgttttatttttaaagtctaTGTACCCCAAAATTATTACATGTGAATTTTATGTTCAAGTTCATGATGTTAAATCTGAAATAACTTTATTTCACCTCCACTACAGGCCTGTGGGGTACAATTCCAGTTATGAGAAGTTGATGAGAAACCAACACCCACcctaatttttcatttaattaaaatggatCATGACTGATTAgttcattttaaccctttaacatatttttgttaGTTCCTTGCAGTTTCTGGCAAAAGAAACATAGATCATATTTCATGTTCCtttttattagggtccgagccatacgaagtatggaaggaccctattgttttccaaatgtttattattatacttctcctaagcgcttcgaggccaaatttgaccccctaaacacccatgaaaagttgtgaaacttggcacacacgtcaagcccggtgaaaatcgCAATATTGTAAGgtctgcatacacttcaatgcaaaagtggctcaacagcgccacctagaagtCAAAAAAATACCCCAATGAATGGGGTCCGGgtacgtctacttcgacgtaggaacacgaaactcggcacacgaaactcggcacacacgtgtaccaccccaagctgaccaaaaaagtcaattgaacacctgttgccatggcaacggtgtgcccgccatcttggcgtgtggggccatttttttgccattttttgcactttacacacatcgtatttgaacaaactagtctgaggggattcgtgcgattgactccaaacttggtgggaagcttcctgacaagttggggaccaaacgctcctcaaatctttctaatagcagaaagcatgttaccgtggcaacagacggaaaaacgccttctcgccatgaaacacggtttgctcatatctccatagaaatacatgggatctccatcaaacttgacagtattcatacgtgtaacaccccaagtccaccaaagaagtcaatcaaacacctgttaccatgacaacggggagcccgccatcttggatttcactgccatttgaacgaactactctgaggggattcgtccgactgactccaaacttggtggggaccttcctcacaagttggggaccaaacgctcctcaaatctttctaataggaaaatgcgtgttaccgtggcaaccgacggaaaatgaccttctcgccacgaaacacggtttgctcatatctccataggaacacatgggatctgcaccaaacttgacaggattcatacaggttgggtccttaacgcattacaccacctgttgtcagggCAACATATTAGCATCGGGTGGcagggtccaggacgctcggacccgatggatgccgcttgcggctttaattcatattattattattattagcaacaacaacagcagtcCTCACAAATGTGAAGAGATCTACGTTTCCTTAAAAAGAGGATCATGAATAATGTCATACATACTGTTGGGTGAGAGACTGTGCTTCTGCTGGCGGACACAGTCTTAGCGCTAGTAATCCTCACTATCTTGCTTTTCACAACAGGCTCCACCAATTTCCAAAATGCGAGGAAATGCTGGTAGGATGCAAATCTGGTGTAGAAACGAATGTCCTCATCCGAACCAGACAGACGCTCTAACCCAAATCGCTGCCGTAGCTGTAGCATCTCCACCTGATGCTGTAGCTCCGCTATTTTCTGAAGCAAAGCTTCGTTCTCATCGGCCAGCTTCGACGCTCTCGCCCCCGTCTCTGGAGTCACAAAGTAATCATGGTCGACTGAAAATACCTCAGTTTCCATCTCCACTTCAGAACAAGAATCCGGAACGGGGCTCTCGGGCCGTGGACGCCGTTCCCAAACACCGGGTCTGGGTGCAGGTAGTTGATACCCATTCCAGCTGAAGAGAACAGGTATTGCTCCCTTCTGTAGCCGTCTCAACCCCCCAAAAAGTTACACAACAATGGAGACCTGACGTTCTGACTCTTTGAAAAACCAGTCGCCTTTCTTGGACTGTTAGCATACTCATGGTGGACAGTATGTTAAACACGAACGACTGAATAAAAGAGTGAAAGTTGCCGGTATTCCGCTGTCGCTGTCAAACTACCTAACCGGAAGTACTCGCCCGCACACTTGACGTCAGAGCGTAACCAGGCGCCATATTGTGCACGTAGCCAATATGGGACGTGGCCTTAATCATCAGAGATTCTTTTCGCTTTTATGACGTCAGCGCGACCAAAGGCAATCTGACGTCACACTCGTCCTTCGCAATATTATAAATAGCAGTCATTTGGTCCCAGGTTAACAGCTCTAACGTACGCGTTATTTTAGCACCCAGTAAATTTCGAGGACAATCACCTGCACAGATGTCAAGACATATTCCTGTTGCAATATTCGAGCGACAACTATCACAACATATGTGGCTCACCACAATAATTACCAGAAACTTAAGTGTTGCTAAAACTGGTGATAGAGTAACTGCTAACAATGTGCACCAGCATTTTGTTGAGGT containing:
- the LOC121649249 gene encoding serine/threonine-protein phosphatase 6 catalytic subunit-like gives rise to the protein MWKPREFDMFTVAALMDGQILCIHGGLSPDIKTLDLIRTIKRNQEIPHKGAFCDLVWSDPEDVDTWAISPRGAGWLFGAKVTNEFVYINNLKLICRAHQLVHEGYKFMFDEKLVTVWSAPNYCYRCGNIASIVVFKDASTREPKLFRAVPDSERVIPPRTTTPYFL